GGTGCGCATGCAGAACCCGCAGTCGGCGTCGTTGAGCATCAGGCCGCGGTCCATGCCTCGAGCGTACGTCGCCGGTCGTCAGCCGCTCGTCACACGGGCGGCGGCTGGGCAAGGTACCAGGACGTCAGGCCCTTCGCGCCCTTGCGGGTCAGCGAGATGTGCATGTGGTCGCGGTGGCGCAGCGTCGGGGAGCACGTGCGGCGGCTGCGGCAGCCCGAGCTGAGGTAGCGCTTGGGGACGAACGCGTCGTAGGAGGCGTACATCGTGTCGTCCCAGATGACGTACATGATGCCCATCCGGCGGGCCAGGGCGTGCGGCTGGCCGGTGTCGTCGGGGGCGAGGACCTCGTCGAGGAGCGCCGTGGCGAGGGCCTGGTCGAGCGGGTCGTCGGCGTCGAGGAGCCAGTCGAAGGCACGGGCCTCCTTGTGCTCGCTCCTGCTCGACCCGGAGCAGGACCGCCCAATGGGTCCGTAGCCGCCGCCGCGCGCGGTGAGCCACGCGGCGAGGGCCAGCACCCCGGCCCGGGGCGTGGGCTTGCAGCCCGTCTGCGGCTGGTAGCCGGCGTACGGCTCCACGGGCATGAGGTAGGGCGCCGACGACGTGACGGTCCCGCGCCGGCTGGCGGCGTCGTCCGCCGAGGCCGCGGGGACGGCGCCCAGCACCAGCGCGAGGGTCAGCAGGAGCGCTCCCCGGAGCAGCCCGACAGCGCGCAGTGACGCTCCCACGAGTCGTCCCACCCTTCACTGAGATCACACCTGACCCAGCGACCGTAGGGGGCGCCCGCAGCGGGCGTCAGGGGTTCTCGTGAACCACAGGACTGTAGTTCTCGAGCACCCGTCCGAAGCACCGGCTGAGCTCCGAGCCGCAGTAGTAGCCGTAGCCCGGGATCGGCTCGTAGCCCGAGGAGAGGTAGAGCGCGATGGCCTCGGGCTGCTTGAGGCCGGTCTCCAGGACGAGCGCCTGGATCCCGGTCGACGCGGCCGTGGTCTCGAGGTGCGCGAGCATCCGGCGCGCGAGCCCGCGGCGCTGCGCCGCCGGGACGACGTACATCCGCTTGACCTCCGCAGTGACCTCGGCGCCGAGCGCCGTGACCGAGCTGCGCCGCCACGCGCCCGTCGCCACCGGGGCGTCGTCGAGGTAGCCGACGAAGAACTGTCCGAGCGGGTCCTCGAAGTCCGCGGGGTCGATCGGGGACTCGTCACGACCGCCGTAGCGCTCGACGTACTCCTCCTGGACGGCCTCGATGAGCGCCTGCGCGTCGGGGTGGGTGATGGCGACCCGCTCGATGCGGAGGCCGGCGTTCATCGGGGATCCCCCATCGTGAGACGAGCGTGGGCGGGTGACACAATAGAGGCCTCTGACAGCGTCGTCAGGACCGCCCGTTCCCTTCACCGTGAGGCCCTCCATGACCGACGCCCTGCAGATCCCCGCCGAGCTCCTCCCGGCCGATGGCCGCTTCGGCGCGGGTCCGTCCAAGATCCAGACCAGCCACCTCGACGCGCTCGCCGCGACCGGCGCGACGCTCATGGGCACCTCCCACCGACAGGCGCCGGTGAAGCAGACTGTCGGCCGGGTCCGCGAGGGGCTCACCGCGCTGTTCGACGTGCCCGAGGGCTACGAGGTGGTGCTCGGCAACGGCGGCGCCACCGCGTTCTGGGACATTGCCTGCTTCGGCCTGGTCCGGGAGAAGAGCCAGCACCTGTCCTTCGGTGAGTTCTCGTCCAAGTTCGCCACCTCGGCCAAGAAGGCACCGTGGCTGGCCGACCCCTCGGTCATCACGAGCGAGCCCGGCTCGCGCCCCGACGCGGTCGCCGAGGACGGCGTCGACACCTACGCGTGGGCGCACAACGAGACGTCCACCGCGGTGATGGCGCCCGTACGCCGCCCTGCCGGCGTCGCCGACGACGCGCTCGTCCTCGTGGACGCCACCTCCGGCGCCGGCGGCCTGCCGGTCGACCTCACCGAGGTGGACGCCTACTACTTCGCCCCGCAGAAGTGCTTCGCGTCCGACGGTGGCCTCTGGATCGCCCTCATGTCGCCGCGTGCCCTGGCCCGCGCGGAGGAGATCGCGTCGAGCGGACGCTACGTCCCGCCGTTCTTCGACCTGCCGACCGCCATCGACAACTCCTCGAAGAACCAGACCTACAACACCCCCTCGGTGGCCACGCTCTTCCTGATGGCCGAGCAGCTCGACTGGATGAACGCCCAGGGCGGGCTGAAGGGGATGGTCGAACGCACCACGGCCTCGTCCGACGCCCTCTACGGCTGGGCGGAGCGGACGGACTACACGACCCCCTACGTCGCCGAGCCGGCCGACCGCTCGCTCGTCATCGGCACCATCGACTTCGACGACAGCATCGACGCGGCCGCGATCGCGGCGACGC
This genomic stretch from Nocardioides renjunii harbors:
- a CDS encoding GNAT family N-acetyltransferase codes for the protein MNAGLRIERVAITHPDAQALIEAVQEEYVERYGGRDESPIDPADFEDPLGQFFVGYLDDAPVATGAWRRSSVTALGAEVTAEVKRMYVVPAAQRRGLARRMLAHLETTAASTGIQALVLETGLKQPEAIALYLSSGYEPIPGYGYYCGSELSRCFGRVLENYSPVVHENP
- the serC gene encoding phosphoserine transaminase, whose translation is MTDALQIPAELLPADGRFGAGPSKIQTSHLDALAATGATLMGTSHRQAPVKQTVGRVREGLTALFDVPEGYEVVLGNGGATAFWDIACFGLVREKSQHLSFGEFSSKFATSAKKAPWLADPSVITSEPGSRPDAVAEDGVDTYAWAHNETSTAVMAPVRRPAGVADDALVLVDATSGAGGLPVDLTEVDAYYFAPQKCFASDGGLWIALMSPRALARAEEIASSGRYVPPFFDLPTAIDNSSKNQTYNTPSVATLFLMAEQLDWMNAQGGLKGMVERTTASSDALYGWAERTDYTTPYVAEPADRSLVIGTIDFDDSIDAAAIAATLRANGIVDTEPYRKLGRNQLRIAMYPAIDPADVEKLTAAIDHVVAHG